The Phaeocystidibacter marisrubri genomic interval GAAAGCCAAAGAAGAGCTTCTTGTCCCCTTCAGAATGTAAAACTTATTTGAAATAGGTTTAATCTTCTTGGTCAGCTTCACCAAGGCATCCTTATCAATATGACCATCCGCGTAGAGCTTATCAATCACTTTTTGAGGAAACGGAGAAATCTGCTCCTTACCCGTGTAGATATTTGAAATGTCTTGAATTTTACCTGTTTGGTAATCTTCCGCCACCAACCCTAGCGCCTTGGCCTTAAGGCGTAAGTTGATGTCTTTTGTGACGAGTACAATCTTCTTGGTAGGCTCATCGGATTCCAACTTCAGCGCAGCGTTTAGGATGCGGTGATCCATCTTATGAGCCGCAAACACCTTTTGGGCATCCACTTTATCGCCGCTTACGCTCATAATCACCTTGAACCTTCCCCGCTTTGGACCATTGAGGTTGATCCACTCGTTCACCTTATTAGTTCCCGCCTTTTTATCTAGGAAACGGATAAACTCACGAGCTTCAAAATTCTTCGTGTCATTTCCCTTCTTGAACTCGTCTAGCTCTTCCAACACGGTGATTGGAATAGCCACATCGTGTTCGTCGAAGTTCATAATAGCGTTGTGATCAAAGAGGATCACAGACGTGTCTAACACAAAGATTTTCTTTGAGGTCTTTCGGCTTTTGGAAGTTGATGTTGGCATATCAAATAATGGTTTCTAAAAAGGTAGAGAACCGTTCCACAAATCAGAAACTCGACAAAAGGAACTATCAACAATATGAGGCCGGATTCTGTTGGTAACTTGAAGTCGAGCGTACTCCTACGTTTCGTAACTTTAAAGTTCGTGTTCAAACTAAAGTGACAGACTTTCGTCTACAGGCGAAAACCAATATCTCCTATCTTGAAATCACTAGACACCACCGCGGTAACTCAAATTTTCCCACAGTTTACCGACCAAAACCTACTTAAAGAACTCAGTGAAAACGGCTACATCCAACGATACCACTCCGGTGATTATATCATGGATAAAGGAATGCCTGTAGAGTTCGTTCCGCTATTAATATCAGGCTCCATGCGCATTATGCGTAGAGACGACGAAGACCGTGAGTTGCTCTTGTATTATTTGAGAGCCGGCGAAACCTGTGCTAGCAGTCTAACGTGTTGCATGGACAAATCCATCAGTGAAGTTGAAGCTGTGGCTGAAGAAGACACAGAGGTGCTCGCTATCCCTTCTAACTTGGTAGATGTGTGGATGGAGAAATACCCTCAATGGAAGGCCTACGTGATGCAGACCTACCACGATCG includes:
- a CDS encoding Crp/Fnr family transcriptional regulator, encoding MKSLDTTAVTQIFPQFTDQNLLKELSENGYIQRYHSGDYIMDKGMPVEFVPLLISGSMRIMRRDDEDRELLLYYLRAGETCASSLTCCMDKSISEVEAVAEEDTEVLAIPSNLVDVWMEKYPQWKAYVMQTYHDRFQELMETIDAIAFHQLDERMLRYFNERIENQNGDRVIKASHQEIATDLHSSREVISRLLKQMEKEGMVALGRNRVEVL